The Plectropomus leopardus isolate mb chromosome 2, YSFRI_Pleo_2.0, whole genome shotgun sequence genome has a window encoding:
- the ngfb gene encoding nerve growth factor codes for MRSSMLVLFLLFSAQAVAAIGGAAQQQGPGNNTTSIPTVDPKLFTKRRYLSPRVLFSAQPPDAEPTESQSGGKRTRRRAGQPQHRGVYSVCESISVWVGNKTKATDISGNEVTVLPDVNINNVNKKQYFFETTCHSARSGSSGCLGIDARHWNSYCTNSHTFVRALTSHKNLVAWRLIRINVACVCVLSRKSWRQ; via the coding sequence ATGAGGTCTTCCATGCTGGTCCTGTTCCTCCTCTTCAGTGCCCAGGCTGTGGCCGCCATCGGaggagcagcacagcagcagggTCCAGGCAACAACACCACCTCCATCCCCACAGTGGACCCCAAACTCTTCACCAAGCGCCGCTACCTCTCGCCCCGCGTGCTCTTCAGCGCTCAGCCGCCTGATGCAGAACCGACGGAGTCACAGAGTGGCGGCAAAAGGACCCGCAGGCGAGCGGGTCAGCCGCAGCACCGTGGAGTTTACTCAGTGTGTGAGAGCATCAGCGTCTGGGTGGGCAACAAGACCAAAGCCACGGACATCTCAGGCAACGAGGTGACAGTGCTGCCGGACGTCAATATCAACAATGTAAACAAGAAGCAGTACTTCTTTGAGACGACGTGTCACAGCGCCCGCTCGGGCAGCTCTGGCTGTTTGGGGATCGACGCCAGACACTGGAACTCCTACTGCACCAACTCACACACTTTTGTACGAGCGCTGACTTCCCATAAGAACCTGGTGGCCTGGAGGCTCATACGCATCAACGTggcctgtgtatgtgtgctgagCCGCAAGTCGTGGCGGCAGTGA